The following are from one region of the Salminus brasiliensis chromosome 14, fSalBra1.hap2, whole genome shotgun sequence genome:
- the LOC140576622 gene encoding uncharacterized protein isoform X4, translating to MDTDGFTKAELKSRARITTTGFRSFHIQVTKLQLRDTGIYWVGIDKIYADIMVKIRVEVSEEAVSRPEVWPVGSPLLTCQGRSLTLRCRSERGTNVQYSWYRKANPEAVLLESASDLPLHCASLTQYGLVICSAQNTVSRESSKAVFIQVLQPGDKDCIYSLMSEGIEGYDCRTTTPALTTTTMTTVEVLSSTLVTCHSEWEDQSDHVNQTWIESLFLRSWSGVPLWYDIVRWVLFTAMVITSGLVHMRTRPRPSRHNIPHRLRKHI from the exons ATGGATACAGATGGTTTCACCAAGGCTGAGCTCAAGAGTCGGGCACGCATCACCACAACAGGGTTTAGAAGCTTTCACATTCAAGTGACGAAACTTCAGCTGAGGGACACTGGAATCTACTGGGTTGGAATTGATAAAATATATGCTGACATCATGGTTAAGATCCGAGTGGAAGTATCAGAAG AAGCTGTGAGCAGGCCAGAGGTGTGGCCTGTGGGCTCCCCTCTGCTGACGTGCCAGGGCCGGTCGCTGACGCTGCGCTGCAGGAGCGAGAGAGGCACTAATGTCCAGTACAGCTGGTACAGAAAGGCCAATCCTGAAGCTGTCCTCTTAGAGAGCGCCTCAGATCTCCCCCTGCACTGTGCTTCCCTCACTCAGTACGGTCTTGTCATCTGCTCGGCTCAAAACACAGTGAGCAGAGAGAGCAGTAAAGCTGTTTTCATTCAGGTCCTGCAGCCTGGAGACAAGGACTGCATCTATTCACTCATGTCTGAAG GTATTGAAGGCTACGACTGTCGGACAACCACACCAGCACTAACCACAACTACCATGACCACTGTGGAAGTTCTGAGCTCAACACTTGTCACTTGTCACAGTGAATGGGAAGACCAGTCAGATCATGTCAATCAAACATGGATAGAGAGCCTCTTTCTCAG GTCATGGTCAGGAGTGCCTCTGTGGTATGACATTGTTCGCTGGGTCCTCTTCACTGCTATGGTCATCACTTCTGGCCTGGTGCACATGCGTACACGTCCCAGACCCAGCAGACATAACATTCCTCACAGACTGAGAAAACACATCTGA
- the LOC140576622 gene encoding uncharacterized protein isoform X3, which produces MKTTVRLLYILFWRTECASHTRYVNTMRVLYLFLTSQAVSAYLQCDKTRIHATVGRTLNVACTYNTNQFHFNKKYWCAGESRGTCEILMDTDGFTKAELKSRARITTTGFRSFHIQVTKLQLRDTGIYWVGIDKIYADIMVKIRVEVSEEAVSRPEVWPVGSPLLTCQGRSLTLRCRSERGTNVQYSWYRKANPEAVLLESASDLPLHCASLTQYGLVICSAQNTVSRESSKAVFIQVLQPGDKDCIYSLMSEGHGQECLCGMTLFAGSSSLLWSSLLAWCTCVHVPDPADITFLTD; this is translated from the exons atgaaaaCCACAGTCCGTCTGCTTTACATCCTGTTTTGGAGGACTGAGTGTGCAAGCCACACAAGGTACGTTAACACAATGAGGGTCCTTTACCTGTTTCTCACATCTCAgg CAGTCAGTGCATATCTTCAGTGTGACAAAACCAGGATCCATGCCACAGTCGGGAGAACACTTAATGTTGCCTGTACGTACAATACAAACCAGTTCCACTTCAACAAGAAGTACTGGTGTGCTGGGGAATCCAGGGGAACATGTGAGATTCTGATGGATACAGATGGTTTCACCAAGGCTGAGCTCAAGAGTCGGGCACGCATCACCACAACAGGGTTTAGAAGCTTTCACATTCAAGTGACGAAACTTCAGCTGAGGGACACTGGAATCTACTGGGTTGGAATTGATAAAATATATGCTGACATCATGGTTAAGATCCGAGTGGAAGTATCAGAAG AAGCTGTGAGCAGGCCAGAGGTGTGGCCTGTGGGCTCCCCTCTGCTGACGTGCCAGGGCCGGTCGCTGACGCTGCGCTGCAGGAGCGAGAGAGGCACTAATGTCCAGTACAGCTGGTACAGAAAGGCCAATCCTGAAGCTGTCCTCTTAGAGAGCGCCTCAGATCTCCCCCTGCACTGTGCTTCCCTCACTCAGTACGGTCTTGTCATCTGCTCGGCTCAAAACACAGTGAGCAGAGAGAGCAGTAAAGCTGTTTTCATTCAGGTCCTGCAGCCTGGAGACAAGGACTGCATCTATTCACTCATGTCTGAAG GTCATGGTCAGGAGTGCCTCTGTGGTATGACATTGTTCGCTGGGTCCTCTTCACTGCTATGGTCATCACTTCTGGCCTGGTGCACATGCGTACACGTCCCAGACCCAGCAGACATAACATTCCTCACAGACTGA
- the LOC140576622 gene encoding uncharacterized protein isoform X1, producing MKTTVRLLYILFWRTECASHTRYVNTMRVLYLFLTSQAVSAYLQCDKTRIHATVGRTLNVACTYNTNQFHFNKKYWCAGESRGTCEILMDTDGFTKAELKSRARITTTGFRSFHIQVTKLQLRDTGIYWVGIDKIYADIMVKIRVEVSEEAVSRPEVWPVGSPLLTCQGRSLTLRCRSERGTNVQYSWYRKANPEAVLLESASDLPLHCASLTQYGLVICSAQNTVSRESSKAVFIQVLQPGDKDCIYSLMSEGIEGYDCRTTTPALTTTTMTTVEVLSSTLVTCHSEWEDQSDHVNQTWIESLFLRSWSGVPLWYDIVRWVLFTAMVITSGLVHMRTRPRPSRHNIPHRLRKHI from the exons atgaaaaCCACAGTCCGTCTGCTTTACATCCTGTTTTGGAGGACTGAGTGTGCAAGCCACACAAGGTACGTTAACACAATGAGGGTCCTTTACCTGTTTCTCACATCTCAgg CAGTCAGTGCATATCTTCAGTGTGACAAAACCAGGATCCATGCCACAGTCGGGAGAACACTTAATGTTGCCTGTACGTACAATACAAACCAGTTCCACTTCAACAAGAAGTACTGGTGTGCTGGGGAATCCAGGGGAACATGTGAGATTCTGATGGATACAGATGGTTTCACCAAGGCTGAGCTCAAGAGTCGGGCACGCATCACCACAACAGGGTTTAGAAGCTTTCACATTCAAGTGACGAAACTTCAGCTGAGGGACACTGGAATCTACTGGGTTGGAATTGATAAAATATATGCTGACATCATGGTTAAGATCCGAGTGGAAGTATCAGAAG AAGCTGTGAGCAGGCCAGAGGTGTGGCCTGTGGGCTCCCCTCTGCTGACGTGCCAGGGCCGGTCGCTGACGCTGCGCTGCAGGAGCGAGAGAGGCACTAATGTCCAGTACAGCTGGTACAGAAAGGCCAATCCTGAAGCTGTCCTCTTAGAGAGCGCCTCAGATCTCCCCCTGCACTGTGCTTCCCTCACTCAGTACGGTCTTGTCATCTGCTCGGCTCAAAACACAGTGAGCAGAGAGAGCAGTAAAGCTGTTTTCATTCAGGTCCTGCAGCCTGGAGACAAGGACTGCATCTATTCACTCATGTCTGAAG GTATTGAAGGCTACGACTGTCGGACAACCACACCAGCACTAACCACAACTACCATGACCACTGTGGAAGTTCTGAGCTCAACACTTGTCACTTGTCACAGTGAATGGGAAGACCAGTCAGATCATGTCAATCAAACATGGATAGAGAGCCTCTTTCTCAG GTCATGGTCAGGAGTGCCTCTGTGGTATGACATTGTTCGCTGGGTCCTCTTCACTGCTATGGTCATCACTTCTGGCCTGGTGCACATGCGTACACGTCCCAGACCCAGCAGACATAACATTCCTCACAGACTGAGAAAACACATCTGA
- the LOC140576622 gene encoding uncharacterized protein isoform X2, with the protein MKTTVRLLYILFWRTECASHTRYVNTMRVLYLFLTSQVSAYLQCDKTRIHATVGRTLNVACTYNTNQFHFNKKYWCAGESRGTCEILMDTDGFTKAELKSRARITTTGFRSFHIQVTKLQLRDTGIYWVGIDKIYADIMVKIRVEVSEEAVSRPEVWPVGSPLLTCQGRSLTLRCRSERGTNVQYSWYRKANPEAVLLESASDLPLHCASLTQYGLVICSAQNTVSRESSKAVFIQVLQPGDKDCIYSLMSEGIEGYDCRTTTPALTTTTMTTVEVLSSTLVTCHSEWEDQSDHVNQTWIESLFLRSWSGVPLWYDIVRWVLFTAMVITSGLVHMRTRPRPSRHNIPHRLRKHI; encoded by the exons atgaaaaCCACAGTCCGTCTGCTTTACATCCTGTTTTGGAGGACTGAGTGTGCAAGCCACACAAGGTACGTTAACACAATGAGGGTCCTTTACCTGTTTCTCACATCTCAgg TCAGTGCATATCTTCAGTGTGACAAAACCAGGATCCATGCCACAGTCGGGAGAACACTTAATGTTGCCTGTACGTACAATACAAACCAGTTCCACTTCAACAAGAAGTACTGGTGTGCTGGGGAATCCAGGGGAACATGTGAGATTCTGATGGATACAGATGGTTTCACCAAGGCTGAGCTCAAGAGTCGGGCACGCATCACCACAACAGGGTTTAGAAGCTTTCACATTCAAGTGACGAAACTTCAGCTGAGGGACACTGGAATCTACTGGGTTGGAATTGATAAAATATATGCTGACATCATGGTTAAGATCCGAGTGGAAGTATCAGAAG AAGCTGTGAGCAGGCCAGAGGTGTGGCCTGTGGGCTCCCCTCTGCTGACGTGCCAGGGCCGGTCGCTGACGCTGCGCTGCAGGAGCGAGAGAGGCACTAATGTCCAGTACAGCTGGTACAGAAAGGCCAATCCTGAAGCTGTCCTCTTAGAGAGCGCCTCAGATCTCCCCCTGCACTGTGCTTCCCTCACTCAGTACGGTCTTGTCATCTGCTCGGCTCAAAACACAGTGAGCAGAGAGAGCAGTAAAGCTGTTTTCATTCAGGTCCTGCAGCCTGGAGACAAGGACTGCATCTATTCACTCATGTCTGAAG GTATTGAAGGCTACGACTGTCGGACAACCACACCAGCACTAACCACAACTACCATGACCACTGTGGAAGTTCTGAGCTCAACACTTGTCACTTGTCACAGTGAATGGGAAGACCAGTCAGATCATGTCAATCAAACATGGATAGAGAGCCTCTTTCTCAG GTCATGGTCAGGAGTGCCTCTGTGGTATGACATTGTTCGCTGGGTCCTCTTCACTGCTATGGTCATCACTTCTGGCCTGGTGCACATGCGTACACGTCCCAGACCCAGCAGACATAACATTCCTCACAGACTGAGAAAACACATCTGA